A window of the Planococcus citri chromosome 4, ihPlaCitr1.1, whole genome shotgun sequence genome harbors these coding sequences:
- the LOC135845321 gene encoding uncharacterized protein LOC135845321, whose product MDPNETLKSDEGVEDRYVYYAAVPSLQQITCIRILRRIWSSYISRRKNCNDLQKECGNELMDLYGFPDIFTYLEDLQEMQDLLRLPRTFKGMLTRASMKVSSGIRLWIYHLECYTMGKKNERYSIRDLVRDFDIDWCVWLPNGRIDDEQTAMKLLSTVNLSNEQRFAIFSEFCMKREIDQIKLRSLRKSFKKSVTFEDNPLVYYWIRYLRRDLSDIPISSYRTVYAAVAEKCARISWIAFEYFWHRCDVEDQILVAQYILNDYDNFGYRYQERILSMMSWFQQHRLFTLMPEKIISNFFVHLNLPESTSWALKHSELKPSSFASLVKDSFSCVTDEEQMSRLIEIWDAVSPTHKRITVHNLQYQIFPRFCGYCDSLFRPSQSGVKFLIKLLSHLDAQFREREVLSNAVSLGVYIDNLNLLNELLELSLPSADDQALFKTLVEQSSDLNERCVSLMTTNAELTEVNAKLQFYLPDSNAIQKYKQRMISELVKEECFLYDTNKWNAFSAFIDETFPDDASAALKLKKEYILRHARCFPCTRVYYAYEVNPMIQVVESVFNTENENENIKDVFFNSFVSMLKQITDYRWYKMFFNEMYFRRFVRWCLGEEDPAAVLKYNCGAFIQDVVAGVLGALNNCYVEMGEFKEALLHDLDRCLMWYLSDEERVKEYKLEWIKVVQDLDIVQSVAQRNDTVSLETLCIWFFDEDQDAIQQFKSKRVKLQSS is encoded by the coding sequence ATGGATCCTAACGAAACACTAAAAAGCGACGAAGGGGTCGAAGACCGATACGTATACTACGCCGCCGTGCCAAGTCTTCAGCAGATTACATGTATTCGAATTCTTCGACGAATATGGTCCAGCTATATTTCTCGTCGGAAAAACTGCAACGATTTGCAGAAAGAATGCGGCAATGAATTAATGGACCTGTACGGTTTTCCTGATATTTTCACTTACCTAGAAGACCTACAAGAAATGCAAGATCTCCTCAGATTGCCTCGAACTTTCAAAGGAATGTTGACGAGGGCCTCGATGAAAGTTAGCAGTGGAATTAGGTTATGGATATATCATCTCGAATGCTACACCATGGGAAAGAAAAACGAACGATACAGTATTCGTGATTTAGTACGTGATTTCGATATAGACTGGTGCGTTTGGTTGCCCAACGGTAGAATCGATGATGAGCAAACAGCCATGAAGTTATTATCTACCGTCAATTTGAGTAACGAACAAAGATTcgcaattttcagtgaattttgtATGAAAAGAGAAATCGACCAGATAAAATTACGTTCGCTGcgtaaatcattcaaaaaatcggTGACTTTCGAAGATAACCCTTTAGTGTATTACTGGATTCGTTATCTAAGAAGAGATTTATCTGATATACCAATCTCTTCTTATAGGACGGTTTACGCTGCTGTAGCTGAAAAATGTGCTCGTATTTCGTGGATAGCTTTCGAATACTTTTGGCATCGTTGTGACGTTGAAGATCAAATATTAGTGGCCCAGTATATTCTTAATGATTATGATAATTTTGGATACAGGTATCAAGAACGAATTCTCTCAATGATGTCTTGGTTTCAACAACATCGTTTATTTACTCTAATGCCggagaaaatcatttcaaatttctttgttCATTTAAACTTGCCCGAGTCTACATCCTGGGCACTGAAACATAGTGAATTGAAACCGTCCAGCTTTGCCAGCCTAGTAAAGGACTCATTTTCATGCGTAACTGATGAAGAACAAATGAGCCGTTTGATTGAAATATGGGACGCAGTTTCGCCCACACATAAAAGAATTACAGTGCATAACCTACAATATCAAATATTTCCTCGATTCTGTGGATACTGTGATTCATTGTTTCGCCCTTCGCAGTCTGGTGTCAAATTCTTAATCAAGCTTTTATCGCATCTTGATGCTCAATTCAGAGAACGCGAAGTTTTAAGCAACGCAGTTTCATTAGGGGTATATATAGATAACCTGAATTTATTGAACGAACTGCTGGAATTGAGCTTGCCAAGCGCCGATGATCAAGCTCTGTTCAAAACACTGGTTGAACAATCTTCCGACTTGAATGAAAGGTGCGTAAGTTTAATGACAACTAATGCCGAACTTACAGAAGTAAACGCGAAATTGCAATTCTATCTGCCTGATTCGAATGCCATACAAAAATACAAGCAACGAATGATTTCGGAATTGGTAAAAGAAGAATGCTTTTTATACGACACGAATAAATGGAATGCATTCAGTGCCTTCATCGACGAAACGTTCCCCGATGACGCATCTGCAGCGTTGAAGCTGAAGAAGGAGTATATTTTACGTCACGCTAGGTGTTTTCCTTGTACTAGAGTATATTATGCTTACGAAGTGAATCCAATGATCCAGGTAGTGGAATCTGTATTCAACACCGAGAATGAAAACGAGAATATAAAAgacgtttttttcaatagttttgtATCGATGCTGAAACAAATAACAGACTATCGATGgtataaaatgtttttcaacgaAATGTATTTTCGTCGTTTTGTAAGATGGTGCCTTGGCGAAGAAGATCCTGCCGCAGTTCTCAAGTATAATTGTGGTGCATTTATTCAGGATGTTGTTGCTGGAGTCTTAGGTGCCCTAAATAATTGTTACGTAGAAATGGGCGAATTTAAAGAAGCGTTACTCCATGATTTAGATAGATGCCTGATGTGGTACTTGTCAGACGAAGAAAGAGTGAAAGAGTACAAGCTGGAATGGATTAAAGTGGTCCAAGATTTAGATATTGTTCAATCTGTTGCGCAACGAAATGACACCGTATCTTTGGAAACTCTTTGCATTTGGTTTTTCGATGAAGATCAAGACGCGATCCAACAATTCAAGTCGAAAAGAGTGAAACTTCAGTCAAGTTAA
- the LOC135845322 gene encoding uncharacterized protein LOC135845322 — protein MDPNETQKSDEWVEDRYVYYAAVPSLQEITSFRIAQLIWSSYISRSKNRTDSPKESGNTLIDAFNLPKTYEKDIEEVVDLLRLPRTVETMLISALTTVTCEMRKWIRHLGCYTIGKKIEQYSIRDFDPDWCMWLPNGRIDYKQTAVKLLSTVDLSNEQRFAILSEFCMKREIDQIKVRSLSEVFRRTVTFEDNPLAYYWINYLQKYLHICTIPKFSYKTIYATVAAKCVSFSWTAFEYFWRRCGVADQIELARYLLDSHRDVYIGYRYQERVLSMMSWFQQRRLLTIIPERIISNFCFHLDSRESTFWARKHSNLNPSAFARVVQDSLSFVPSEEKMSRLVEIWDAASPMHKGFTVNYLQDGIFPPFNSWNRPSQSAFKLLIKVLSHHEAIFRERKVFSNAVSLGICIDNMNLVNELLELSLPSADDQARFKRRVEKSSALKNSCIHLITHTKLADLNAKLRFYLSDSDAIQKYKHRILTTELIYQDCFLYETDKWDAFSTFIDETFPDDASAALKLKKKYILFNARYFPHFKANRAYDVNPMIRVVESVFNIENENENIKNVFFDNFVARLKQKDYRWYKMFFNEMYFRRFVRWCLGEEDPAAVLKYNCGAFIHAVVAGVLGAIDNHYVAKGEFNEALLHDLDRCLVWYLSDEDRVKRYKLGWLKVINHLDIVLSVVERSDIVSLEALWNWFFDGDPDALQIQPFKSKRAKLQSS, from the coding sequence ATGGATCCAAACGAAACACAAAAAAGCGACGAATGGGTCGAAGACCGATACGTATACTACGCCGCTGTGCCAAGTCTACAGGAAATTACATCTTTTCGAATCGCTCAACTGATATGGTCCAGCTATATTTCTCGCTCAAAAAACCGCACCGATTCGCCGAAAGAATCGGGTAATACCTTAATAGACGCGTTCAATCTTCCTAAAACTTACGAAAAAGACATCGAAGAAGTAGTAGATCTCCTCAGATTACCTCGAACCGTGGAAACAATGTTGATAAGCGCCTTGACCACCGTTACCTGTGAAATGAGGAAATGGATACGACATCTCGGATGCTACACCATAGGAAAGAAAATCGAACAATACAGCATTCGTGATTTCGATCCAGACTGGTGCATGTGGTTACCCAACGGTAGAATCGATTACAAACAAACAGCCGTGAAGTTATTATCTACCGTTGATTTGAGTAACGAGCAAAGATTCGCTATTTTAAGTGAATTTTGTATGAAAAGAGAAATTGACCAGATAAAAGTACGTTCGCTGAGTGAAGTATTCAGAAGAACGGTGACTTTCGAAGATAACCCTTTGGCGTATTACTGGATTAATTATCTACAAAAGTatttacatatatgtacaataCCAAAATTTTCTTATAAGACGATTTACGCTACTGTGGCTGCGAAATGTGTCAGTTTTTCGTGGACTGCTTTCGAATACTTTTGGCGTCGTTGTGGCGTAGCAGATCAAATAGAACTGGCCAGGTATCTTCTTGATTCTCATCGAGATGTATACATTGGATACAGGTATCAAGAACGAGTTCTTTCAATGATGTCTTGGTTTCAGCAACGTCGTTTATTGACTATAATACCGGagcgaataatttcaaatttctgttttcatttAGATTCGCGCGAGTCCACGTTCTGGGCTAGAAAACATAGTAATTTAAATCCGTCCGCATTTGCCCGAGTAGTACAAGACTCACTTTCATTCGTACCAAGCGAAGAAAAAATGAGCCGTTTGGTTGAAATATGGGACGCAGCTTCGCCCATGCATAAAGGTTTTACGGTGAATTACCTACAAGATGGAATATTTCCTCCGTTCAATTCGTGGAATCGCCCTTCGCAGTCTGCTTTCAAACTCTTAATCAAGGTCTTATCGCATCATGAAGCCATATTCAGAGAACGCAAAGTTTTTAGCAATGCAGTTTCATTGGGAATATGTATCGATAACATGAATTTAGTGAACGAACTACTGGAATTGAGCTTACCAAGCGCCGATGATCAAGCTCGGTTTAAAAGACGGGTTGAAAAATCTTCCGCCTTGAAAAACTCCTGCATACATTTAATAACTCATACCAAACTTGCAGATTTAAACGCGAAATTACGATTCTATCTGTCCGATTCGGATGCCATACAAAAATACAAGCATCGAATATTGACTACGGAATTGATATATCAAGATTGTTTTCTATACGAGACAGATAAATGGGATGCATTCAGTACCTTCATCGACGAAACTTTCCCTGATGACGCTTCTGCAGCGTTGAAGTTGAAGAAGAAGTATATTTTATTTAACGCGAGGTATTTCCCTCATTTCAAAGCAAATCGCGCGTACGATGTGAATCCAATGATTCGGGTAGTCGAATCTGTATTCAACATCGAGAATGAGAACGAGAAtataaaaaacgtttttttcgataattttgtaGCGAGGCTAAAACAAAAAGACTATCGTTGgtataaaatgtttttcaacgaAATGTATTTTCGTCGTTTTGTAAGATGGTGTCTTGGCGAAGAAGATCCTGCCGCAGTTCTCAAGTATAACTGTGGTGCATTTATTCACGCTGTTGTTGCTGGAGTCTTAGGTGCCATCGATAATCATTACGTAGCAAAGGGTGAATTTAACGAAGCGTTACTCCATGATTTAGATAGATGCCTGGTATGGTACTTGTCAGACGAAGATAGAGTAAAAAGATACAAGCTGGGATGGCTTAAAGTGATCAATCATTTAGATATTGTTCTATCTGTTGTGGAACGAAGTGACATTGTATCTTTGGAAGCTCTTTGGAATTGGTTTTTTGATGGAGATCCAGATGCACTCCAAATCCAACCATTCAAATCGAAAAGGGCTAAACTTCAGTCAAGTTGA
- the LOC135845327 gene encoding uncharacterized protein LOC135845327, with amino-acid sequence MQLVMLAPASNLVTSVTAALMPTLLGPAANMATKPLPENAANKSTTIKPAVPGLSRSEKKEPDDVSPSSSSSKLNQLSKKKIKSIDEIKTEAESKDSPKEGPKLKKLTWQSSITNGNKTESSITGPRINNTAKRPILKESNKKDTPKIEVTPEITQTKTKEKEPTVVNVDNNDKVNKENDILLHTILNHIAYVNRASGGSDSGFAHCTHDATPTSRKRQVRFVLKITYATAILGFCLTLGEFFQKFGPYGLMKYYISNDDEIEPWPWFIFQTVCRSFEILMSGAIANITKQPAANVHRYYKYNPAIMKQRGSMFM; translated from the exons ATGCAATTAGTTATGTTGGCTCCGGCAAGTAATTTGGTGACTTCAGTTACGGCTGCTTTAATGCCTACTTTACTCGGTCCAGCAGCCAATATGGCGACGAAACCTCTGCCAGAAAATGCAGCCAATAAATCAACGACAATTAAACCAG CAGTTCCAGGGCTTAGTAGAAGCGAGAAAAAAGAACCAGATGATGTTTCACCTAGCAGCAGTTCTTCCAAACTAA ATCAGCtaagtaaaaagaaaattaaatccatcgatgaaataaaaaccGAAGCTGAAAGTAAAGATAGTCCCAAAGAAGGACCTAAATTGAAAAAGCTGACGTGGCAATCATCCATCACTAATGGAAATAAAACCGAATCTAGTATTACCGGACCAAGG ATAAATAACACCGCAAAAAGACCCATACTCAAAGAATCAAATAAAAAAGACACCCCGAAAATCGAAGTCACTCCAGAAATTACTCAGACTAAAACTAAAGAAAAGGAACCGACTGTTGTAAATGTGGACAATAATGATAAA GTTAATAAAGAAAACGACATTTTACTACATACCATTCTAAATCACATCGCTTATGTGAATCGAGCATCCGGAGGATCGGATAGCGGATTCGCTCATTGCACTCATGATGCTACTCCTACATCTAGAAAAAGACAAGTCCGTTTCGTATTGAAAATCACCTACGCTACGGCTATTCTGGGCTTCTGTTTGACTTTgggagaatttttccaaaaatttggacCTTATG gacTAATGAAGTATTACATTTCAAACGATGACGAAATCGAGCCTTGGCCGTGGTTTATATTTCAAACGGTGTGTcgttcgtttgaaattttgatgagcGGTGCTATCGCCAACATTACTAAACAACCGGCAGCCAACGTGCATCGATATTACAAATATAATCCGGCAATAATGAAACAACGAGGGTCTATGTTTATGTAG